The genomic window AAAGGAGACCAAGGCCGCGTGAGCTACTCGAAGTACAAGCTCGCCCTGAAATACGACAAGTCGCGGGGCTGGAAATGGCGCGTGAGCTATCGCGACGCCGAGGGGAAGTCACGGACCAAGGGGTTCGGCCCGGCCTACAGCAACCAGCGTGACGCGAAGCGGTGGAAGTCGCTTGCCGTGAGCGAGTACGAGTCGTGGGTGCGGGACCAGGACGCTGCGACGGAACTCGCCAAGGGGGGCATCACCGTCGCCGTGGCCGGCGCGGCCTACCTCAACGCCAGCCGCGACCGTTGGCAGAAGAACGGGAAGCCGACTTCGACAGTCGGGGTCGCCGAAGGTGCCGTCGCGCTGCTCGATGAGATGTTCGGCGATCGACTCGCCGACGAGCTGGAGCTGCGTGATCTTGTCGCCGTGCGCCAGACGCTGGCCGACCGTCCGGGCGTGAGGCGCAAGGAGCAGGACGAACCCGACAAGGCCACGGCCCACACGGTCAACACCTACCTCACGCATATCCGCCGGGTGTTCGTCTACGCGCGTGAGCAGGGCTGGATCACCAAGGCCACCGCCGTCGACCTGCTCGAACTCAAGCCGGTGCGAGACGGCGGAGCCGGACGCGAGGTGTACGAGCCCACACCGCGCGAAGTCGCCGCCGTACTTCGCCGGGTGAAGCCAGCCGTCGCCGCGATGATCCGCGTGCAGTGGCGGACCGGTATGCGCCCGGGCGAGGTGCGGACCATGCGCGTCCAGGACCTCGCGACGGTTCAGGGCGTGCTCGTGTACACCCCGGCCAGCCACAAGACCGAACACCACGGCCGCGCGCGACCGATCGCGGTGCTGCCCGACGCCGAGCGGACACTGCGCCGTTGGATGGACGAAGTGATGCCGAAGGCGACCAAAGGCTACATCTTCACGCCGCGGAACTCGACCGGCCCCTACGACGCGTCGGCCTACCGCTGCGCGGTGATGCGG from Planctomycetota bacterium includes these protein-coding regions:
- a CDS encoding site-specific integrase, with the translated sequence MSYSKYKLALKYDKSRGWKWRVSYRDAEGKSRTKGFGPAYSNQRDAKRWKSLAVSEYESWVRDQDAATELAKGGITVAVAGAAYLNASRDRWQKNGKPTSTVGVAEGAVALLDEMFGDRLADELELRDLVAVRQTLADRPGVRRKEQDEPDKATAHTVNTYLTHIRRVFVYAREQGWITKATAVDLLELKPVRDGGAGREVYEPTPREVAAVLRRVKPAVAAMIRVQWRTGMRPGEVRTMRVQDLATVQGVLVYTPASHKTEHHGRARPIAVLPDAERTLRRWMDEVMPKATKGYIFTPRNSTGPYDASAYRCAVMRACRRAGIKQWSPQGLRHAFASRMRGLGGGALAKSLLGHADESTTEGYGQALMEVVAAARTATSEKQRIREENSTVAEAKT